The stretch of DNA GCAGTTGTTGCCACTTGTTCCCTTTTTCTATGTCCCACCAGTCAATTCCATAAATGGGGATACTGTCATGCAGCGCTAAGGGAATCATAAACTTTTTGAAGTCAAACGGGGTTTCTTTAAAGCTTGCATCATCAACATATTTTTGTTTGGTTTCAACACAAAGTATATCGGGCTTGAGTTGTTGATAAATTTCTCCCATTCTTTCATAAGTGTATTTTTGGGCTTTTTCATGCGATTGGTGAATTCCGCCCAATACAAAAACGCCGCCGGCAGATTGAGCTGATGAAAGAAGGTGGGTGAACATAAGCCCTCCTGCAAGAATTATTATCCTGGAAAGGTTCGTTTTCATACGTCTAATGGTTTCTGATTTGGCTGGAATCTGTGGCAGAAAACAGCTGTATTGTTTAGACGGAATTTTTTAGTAAAGTTACAGTTGCCTTTAAACAGTGGCATGACTGAGCCCGGGAAATTCAGTTTATTGAGGTTAGTCAGCTGCTTTCATTTTAAAACAGGCCGGAGGTTGATTGTAAGCAAAAACGTGAGGATTTTTAAAGCCTTTGGTGGCTATTAACCATTTGTTTTCAGCGAAACAGGTGTTATGTCTGTTATTTTAATCTGGCATATCTGATTTCGTCGCAAATCCTGCCATCTTTCCAAATGGCATTTTTAAAGACAGCTTCTTTTACAAACCTGCACTTTTCCAACACTTTTTGCGAGGCTATGTTATAAGAAAACACGCCGGTGTGTATCCGGATAATATCCAGGTTCAGAAATCCGTATTCAACGATCATGTCAACGGCTCTGCTTGCGATGCCTTTATTCCAGAAAGGTTCTCCAATCCAATAGCCTATTTCAGCTGATTTTGAGTACACATCTGATTGGGGAAACAGCCCGATGGAACCTGCAAGTTCACCACCATACTCAATAGCAAAACAGGTTGGAGGGTTAAGGCTCAGGCAGTATGCTATGTATTTTCGGGCATCAGCAAGTGTGTAGGGGTGAGGGAATCCATCCCGCAGATTTATCCATATGTTTTTATTGTTTGCTAATTCAAAAATGCTCTCTGCATCAGTGTCAGCAAACGGCCTAAGTTTTATTTGCTTTTCAGTCATTTTTGTATTCCATTACCAGTTAAAAAAACAATTGATCTCATACGGAGAGAGCAGGTGCAGATTAAAGTGCCCGGTTTTGTTTATGATGTAAAGAGCAAATGCTTGTTTAACAAATCAAATAGTTCAGTTTTATGAATGGGTTTCGAGATGAAAGCATTACAACCAGCACTCAGCGCAAGTTGTTTATCCGACTCGGTAGAATAGGCTGTAAGCGCTATAATGGGCAGTTCGGGCAACCGCTTTTTAATTTCTTTTGTCGCCTCTAATCCATTGATCACAGGCATTTTAATGTCCATTAAAATAAGATCAATTTCAGAAGTTGCCATACAAGTCTCAATGGCTTCTTTGCCGTTCAAAGCGCGTAATAATTTGATTTTTGATTTGAATCCTTCAGTAAGCAGGGTTTCAATGTACAGGTAGTTAATTTCCTCATCTTCGGCAATAAGAATGGTTACATTTCTTTCATTATTGATTTTGGAGATTACAGAAACGGGAATGGCTGGCTTCTTTTCGGACGGGAGATAGGGAATGGTGAGATAAAAGGTTGAACCGACATTTTTTTCAGATTCAACGGTAATGTCTCCGTTTAATAATTTCGCGTTTTCTTTCGAAATGGCTAATCCCAAGCCCAGCCCACCGTATTTTCTCGACAGTTCTTTTTCTTCCTGGGCAAAGCGATCAAATATACGTTCAATGTTACCGGGAGAAATGCCAATACCTGTATCCTTCACAAACAGGCTTACCCGGTTATCTTTTATGACATAGCCTGTTTCAATGGATCCCTTACTTGTAAATTTCAGTGCGTTTTCAATCAGATTACTGATAACCCTGGTTATTTTGGCTTTGTCGGAGGTGATATAAGAGGCATTGTCATCAAGTGCTGTTTTAAAACTTAAGGAAAGGCCTTTTTCCTTTATTCTTTTTTCAAAAAGAAAACAGAGCTCTTTGAGCAGGGTGTTCAGGCTGAAAGTTTCCAGGCTGATGTCAATCTGATGGGTTTCAAGTCTGGAGATCTCCAGAATGTCATCTATAATGTTTAAAAGCTGGAAACTGCTTTTTACTATAATGTCGGTAAACAGTTTTCGCTGTTCATGATCAATATTTTCTTCACACAGCATTTCTGAAAATCCGATAATACCATTCATCGGTGTGCGGATTTCATGCGACATATTGTTCAGGAATTCTGTTTTTAACTGGCTCGCTTCTTCTGCTTTTTGTTTTTCAATAATTAAATCTTCAACGATTTTCTTTTTTTCTGTAATGTCTTCGCTTACAGCAACAAAATTGGTTAATTCATGATGATTATAAATAGGGGAGATTGCCAGGCTTACCCAATAATGCTCACCCGATTTTTTCTTGTTTTGCACTTCACCCACCCAGGTTTTTGAGGAAAGGATTGTATTCCAAAGGGACTTATACATGTCGACGGGGTGGTTGCCCGATTTGAGTATACGCGGATTGTTTCCGATGGCTTCATCAAAAGTATAACCTGAAATTTTTGTAAATGCAGGGTTTACATACTCTATTATCCCTTTTTTGTCGGTAATTACAATTGCAATAGGGCTTTGCTCAACTGAGCGGCTTAATAGCCTGATTTTATGCTCGTGAATTTTCTTTTCACTTACATCGTGCACGATGGAATAAAGGTATTGCCTTCCTGAAATGTTCACTTTGCTTGAAAATACTTCAACGTCTGCGACACTTCCATCAGCTTTTCTGTGTCTGAATTCGAAATGTACTTTCGTTGTTTCACGGGCCTCTTTCATTTTATGTTTTATCTCATAAGAGGTAAGTGTGTTTATGTCGCTGATGTTCATTTGGGTGAGCTGTTTAAGGCTCCAACCATAGAAGGCAATTGCAGCAGGATTGGCATCATATATATGTCCTGTCTCAGCATCTATTAAAAGTTTTACAGCTGAGTGCTCAAAAAACAGCTGTTTGAATTTTTTTTCTCCCTCTTCAGCTTTGCCTTTGGCAAACAATAATTCACTGTTTAACCTGGCGAAGTTCGCGTTTTGTTTTTTTAGCTGTTGGGCAATTTTTCTTCTTTTTAAAATATTGATAATTAATGATATAATCAAAATGAAAAGAATGCCAAAAGCAGCAGTGGTGATAAAGATGATACGTTGGTATTTATGAAAAAATGTTTCGGGAGAATTAATGATGACTGAGCCCGGCGGGAGTTTTTTTATGGGTATTTTATACCTGGTTAACTGGTTATAGTCAAACTGAAAAACATTCGGACTTTTGTTTATCACTTTCATTGCAGCAACGGGCTGACCCTTCAGAATGTGATAAACCATGGTTGCTGCTGTCTGACCTTGCATGGTGTGAGAAATTAACTTTCCGCCTAAAATTCCACTGCCCATGCCATGCTCCCATAAATGGAAAAGCGGAGCATGAAGGTTCTTTTTTAAAATGGAGAGGGTTTCATTAAATTCGATTGTCTGGTGCATCTCGTCCTGATAGGCCGAAAGAAGCAGCACCGGAACGTTAGATGGTATTGTTTTTAATTTTTCCTGATATGCTGAATAGGAGAGTGTCGAAAGATTAATTTCTTTAAAATCAATTCCGGTCATTTGCCTGGCTATCTGCCGGTATAGTTTTAAATCGGATAATCCACTGCTGGTGCTGTCGGTAATACAATAAACACTTTTGGTTTCCGGAAAAAGGTTTATCATAAGCCCGATGGTTTCCTGCATGGACACAGCCTCAATAACACCGGTAACATTGGGGTTTTGGTCTTGCTCAAGTGCCTTGAGGGTATTATTTACTCCAAAAAATACGATGGGTGTGTTTTTAAAGAGTTCATCCTGATATCTGAGGGCAAAGTTAAAAGCGTCGTCATCGGCCGTGAGCACTGCATCGTATTTTTTTATAAATGATAATTTGTTTTTGAGCGTTTCATAAAATAAAATGTGCGTTTTGTTGTCGATAAATCTTTTGCTGTCCATAAACTCTGCATCAATTACAGTATTGGCAGTGTCCAATATCGATTTTATACCGTTAATCTGCTGGAAGTACGTTGGGAATCCCGAGTTGTATGAACTAATCAGAAGAACGCGTTTTTGGTCCTGCGCTTTAAGCCCGAATGAATACAGTAAAATAATGGCCAGAAAAATCGTACGTCTTTTATTCATTCGTGGCTTGGTTTAATTAAAATTCATTTTTGATTTATTGATTTGGCACTTTTCTTATTTTAAATCTAAATGCGTGTTGAAATGCTGATTTAAAAGGTAAAATGGTGAACACAAATAAGAGTGATTAGCTATATGTTAACTTCACAAATATAAAAAGAAAGAATCTATTAAATGTGAAGGAGATGATTTTTTCTGAGCGCATCTGAATTTTACTTTAACGGTTATGATTGCTTATTTATCCCCTTTTTGTTTGCCGGTTCCATTCCTTGTGTTATCATGTGTCAGCAATCTGAAACGAGAGATAGTTAGCTGTTTTACGCCGCGATTCGCAGCGGTTTAAACTTAATTATAGAGGAGCACAGTTTTGCCAAATAATGATAGAAGCTGTTTAAAGGTTTTTAATGTATGGAATCGTAAAATAAAAAGATGAACCATGTCCTGATTCACTTTCAACCCTGATTTTGCCATTTTGCTTTTCAACAAATTCTTTGCATAATATAAGGCCTAACCCTGTGCCTGATTCTTTTTCTGTTCCCTTTGTCGAAATGTTTGAGGCGATGTCAAATAATTTTGACTGCATCTCCTTTGACATTCCGCGACCATTATCTTTTACAGCTATTTCAACCCATTGCTGTTCTTCAGAAATGCTGGCTTCAATGCTGACCACTCCACCTTTGGGCGTGAATTTTATGGCATTCGATATCAGGTTTCTTAATATGGTTGAAATCATATTGCTGTCGGCATGAATGAAAATATCTTCCGATACCTGATTGATTAACTGAATGGATTTCTCAAGTGCCGATTGTTTTAAAATGTTGCATGAAGCTTCAGATATTGACAGCAAGTGTATTTTGTCGGGCTTAAAGCTGATGGTTCCTCTTTGTGAGGCAGCCCATTGTAGCAAATTCTCAAGTAAATTAAAATTGTCTTGCAGCCCTTGGTGAATATAACTAATTATCTTTTTTTGTTGCTCATTATCATAGCTTTCAAAGTCTCTCTCCAGTAATTCAGATAAGCCCATGGTTGCACTTATTGGCCCTTTCAGGTCATGAGCAATAATGGAGAAAAACTTGTCTTTTGTTGCATTTGTTTCTGCCAGACTTTTATTAACAACTTCCAGTTCTTTCTCTGATTTCCTGATTTCTTCTTTTTGTTGCAGAAGTGTTTCATTCAATTCCTGAAGTTTGAATAATGATTCTGTAAGCTGATTCTTCTGTTCATTAATCAGATTATTTTTTTGATTGAGTTCGGCATTCTTTTTTTTGCGGATAAGCAAACGGCTATAGATTAGAACTATTGCCAGGATGGTTGTGATGAGTAAAAGAATCAGAAAGCTGCGTTGTGTTTTGTTTTTTTTAATAGTTAACCTGTCAATTTCTATGTTTTTCTGCAGAAGCCCGTTTTTAAACTCCGAACTTTCTAAATTGTACCTGGCCTGCATCTCAACTATTGTACGGATTTTGTTGTCGTTGAGTATGCTGTCGCTTAACGCTTTATGCAACTGGTAGTAATAAAGTGCTGTCTGATGATTATTGATTTTAGCGTAATATTCTGAAATATTCCTGTAGGCATCATTGATGTATTCATTTGCATGGGTTTCCCTGGCATATTTTAATCCGTTAATCAAATATTCTCCGGCCTTATCGTATTTTTTTTGTTTTAAATATACCTCCCCTAAATGATTCATTGATTTGGACTTGCCCAGATGATTGTCGGTTTTATTGCTTAAAACCAGTGCTTTATAAAAGTATGTAAGAGCGGATGTGTATTTGCCCTGTAAATTGTATATGTTACCGATGTCATTATACAGCCATATCAGGAACACCTTTTCGTTTGAATTTTTAATGATGTTCAATACAGCCAAATATTGTTGCAGAGCTTCTTCGGGTTTGCCCATAAGCATGTTTAGCTCTGCAATGTTGTTTTCAATTTTTGCAAATTCAATTGTATCTCCGGTTTCTTTGATAATTTTGGCTGATTCGGTTTAGTTCTCTATGGCCTTTGTGTAATTTTTCAGATAGGTATTTACCATTCCCAGGTTATTCAGGTTGTAGGCGCACAGCCTGCTGTCTTCTAATTTACGGGCAATGGTCAGTGATTTCTGATAATATTCAATGGCATTGTCATACAAGCCCATAAACCAGGCATTTACACCTCCATAAAGCAAGGCTTTGGCTTTCTTCGGCTCATCGTGGTGCTTTTCTGCCAGCCTAACCGCTTCATTGGTATAAAACATGCCTTTGCCGGGCGCAATTGTCCAGTTTGCTTTGCTCAGCTGAATTAAGATGTCAGTTTTATTTATCTCTTTTACTTTGTTTAATTCTATTTCCAGGCTATCGGTATTTATGGCCTGAAGGGGGGCGATAGAAAGAAATGTCAGTAGTAGAAATAAAGTAATTTTAATCTTCATCATGTGTTGGCGCGCATAAAATACATTGAGTTTATTGAATTTTATAGTACTTTGACGGATCTTCCCTTAAGAGAGACTCTCAACAGATTATTTATGCCCGTGGCCTCAAGGTATTTCCATAGGAGGGATTGCCTGTCCAAACGGCTGTTTAATTGCGTGAGGTCGTCTTGAATGGCTTTATTTGGTTGTTTTTCCGCCCATTTCGGTGAAAATATGGTCAACAGGTTCCCAAAGTTCAATTTTGTTGCCATCTGCATCCATAATGTGAACAAATTTCCCGTAGTCGTATGTTTCAATCTCATCAAGAATGGTCACACCACTTTCTTTGAGCTTATTTACCAGTCCCTGGATATTCTGAACCCTGTAGTTAATCATAAAGTCTTTTTTTGAAGGAGCAAAGTATTCACTTCCGTTTTTAAACGGACTCCACTGGAGGTAATTTATTTCATCCGGATTGTTTGCATTTCTGAATTCAAAGCTTGAGCCATATTCATTGGTTTCGAGGCCCAGGTGCTGACGATACCATTCTCTCGTCTGCTGAGGGTTGTCTGAAAAAAAGAATATTCCTCCAATCCCTGTTACCTTGGGAGTTGTGTCGTTAATTGCGCCCTGGTTAGATGCTTCATTTTTATGATTTTCCATTGTGGTTGCCGTTTTTTGAGTTGGGTTACAACTGGATGAAATGATTAAAATGAAAATGGTTTTTATGAGTTTGTTCATTTTTTTATCCTGCTATGCTGAAGTGATGTAAAGAAGCTGGCCGCCGATAAATGTACAGAAGGAATACCGCTGATTGGTTACTTATGTAATTCCGGAGGCCGGATTTGCTGATAAATGTATGAATTTTCTAAATGCACTCTTTGCTTGCCGGGTAATTGTTCAGGGTAAATCATGTGAGGTCTGAAAGGGTACTTTGCAAAGATGTATGAAATTTAATCTCTGAAGCATTGTTTGGCTTTCATTAAAAGTTAAATCAAGTTCCTTAAGCTTATGAGGAATCCGGTTCATTTCATTGGTATGTTGTATGTTACCCACCTATATGACCGATAGTTGTTTGTGCTTTTTAGTCTATTGCCGAACGCATTGATGTAAAATGAATCGTGAATTTGTGGGGTAAAATCTACCTTTAAAGGAAATGGCAGTGCACAAACTATCAGAGGGGGTACGAAAGCTTTGAAAGGGCGCATTCTCAGGCAAAGGAGTATGATTGAATTAAATAGGCCGGGTAAAAATGTAACCGGGACTACGTGTGGCGTTTTTAGCTTCACATAGTCCCGGAAGGGTCACTTAAAGTAATGCTGACTTACAACGAAGCATTAAAAGTGTTGGCTGCATCAGCTCCTCTTTTAGGCCAGCCAGAGGTTGAAATGCCTTTTGTATCAGCTTTTATACAATGAATTTTCCCATTGCCACCATCTTCTCCCATTGTCATTACAATTATATTGCCATTGCTAAGTAAGGTAATATCGGTAAATGGCGTAGCATTGTCGATGCCAATGGTGGATGCATATGCTGCGTATTTTATTTGTCCCGAGTAATTGGCTCCGTAAATGCCATATACGTCACCACAATACATGTTTTCGTCTTTGGCGTGAATCATGGAAGTAAAACTACCCATTGAAATGTATTCAGATTCACTTGGTGGTTCCACTGCCCATGATTTCTGACCGGTTAATCCGTCAATTTTGATTAAATCGTTGATTCCTCCATCGTAAACATGGCCTTGTTCATCCAATGTAATGCGTGAAGCATAAGGCCGTTCATATTCCCAAAGTTTCTGGCCCTGATTATTGTATGAAATTAAGATATCCATGGATGGATTGGCCAGTTCGCCATAGGCAAATGTAACGTTGCCGTTTGATGCGATAACCATGTCTTTCTCAAAATTAAAATAATAGGTTGGGTCGTCGCCCGGAAGTTGAACACTCCAATCTAAATTCATGGAACCATCCGCGTTTACCGTAACTTTATACAGATATCCGCTGGCCAAATACACAGTATTGCCATATGCTGCCATATTTAGCCAAACTCTGTCGCTGGTGATGGCCAATGCGCCGGCTACCGATCCATCATTCGGATTCAGGGCAAATAAATATGAGTGTTCAGCAGTCTCCCTCTCGAGTGTTATGAGAACTTTTTGTTGGGCAATAGCGATGGATGAGCTTATGGATAACATGGAATCGGGCAGGTTATATTCCCATAACTGATTTCCGTCTGAGGCATTCAAACAAACGACCTTTTGGTTTGAAGTGAAAAATAACTTGCCCTGGAAACAGGTTGGCATATTGTGGTGTGGCGAAGCGCTGTTGTTTGTTTTGCTCCATAGTTCTGCGCCGTCTTTGTCGAATGCCTGAATTGCATATCCATTGTTGTAATCACTTGACAGGATATAAATATGGTCATTCTCATCAATTGCAGGCATATAGTTTTGTCCTATAGCCGGATTTACAGGAAATGCAAGGTCTTTCGACCATGCTGTTTGGGCTTCTGAAGGTTGATTGTTGTTGTTATTCCCGTTCTCATCTTTGTTGCACGATGTAAATAAGAGAATGCCTGATAAGAAAAGTGTAATTAAAATTCCGCTCTTTTTCATGTTCATTTTTTTTGTTTTCAGTTGTTTTAGCTCAGTACCTGGTTTTTGATTGTGTTTGTTGTCAGTATTTTGTGGGTTCATTGATTTATGTTTAGCTACGGCTTAAAGCTTTTTTGTTTTGTGTTCATGCTGGTTTGCAACCTTGTAAAGCCTGGTTGGCCTTATTTTGGTTTTCATGTACTGCGTGTTGGTTTAAAAGCCTGGCAATAGCTGCCAATTGCAGGTAATTCTCAATTGAAAGGCTTTCATATGATTTTGAAAAGAATGAATCAGGTTATTGGAATCATAAAGGAGGCAGGCGGGTTTATGAATGAACCATGTTCATATTGATAAATTATAGTATCGACATTTTACGCTATCGTAATTCCGGGATTTATATGATTGGTACAATTGTGCCACCATCATGAAAAATGACAATGGACGCAATTTGAAAATATGCTCATTTCAAAAACCTACCCCCTCCGAAATGATTAATTTCCGGGGTGCAAACATAAAGGAATTCAGGGGGCGCGGAGTTGTAAAAAAACGACAAATTACGGGCGAAGCAACATTTTGGCAAATGCTTCTTTGTTAGAAAAATATATTTGGGGTGGCACTCCTGTCATAAGTCTGAAATCTTTGATAAAGTGGCTGTAATCATAATACCCCACCTCAAAGATGATGTCAGGGATTGGTTTGCCGGGTTGTTCGTTCAGCATTTTAAAGAAATTTAAGTTCCTGATAACCCGCAGATAAGTCTTAAGGCTTAATCCGATTCTTTCAGTAAAATAGCGCTGTCGGGTGCGATCTGAAACCGGACAAATATTTTTGATTTCTTCGGGTGATATCTTGCCTTTATTCTCATAAATTGTATCAGCTAAAATATCAAAATCATTATTTGTGAGGGGCTTATTGGCAATCAGCTGAAGAAAATAGTGGTTGAGAAGGGCTGCTTTATCGCCTTCTGTCCGGGCGTTTTTCAGCTCAACTGATAGCTGGTGCATATCATGGCCAAAAAATGGAGCTGCTGGTGTTCCTTTATCAGTAAACTGTTTTACACTTGTATTGAGGAGTTTATGCAGCGCCGTAGGTCTCAGGTTTACGCCAATAATTCTGGTGTTCTCTGTATTTTTGATTTTTGCAAATTTTGAAAGTTGTCCAATTATCATCACATCTTCAATCGGGAAATTATAATTGGAAAAGAAATTGTTCAAATTACTTCTTTCATGAAACTGAATAACAGGATGACCCAGTGGCGGAATATTGTCGTGCGTATTCGCATGATTCTGAATTAAGTAATAACTGTAAATGATATGATTCAGTTTGAAATCAGGTTTTATTTCTACAATTTGCATTGTTGCTGTTTGTTATAATGTCTGATAAAATGACAATGGCCGGTAAACCATTAAGTTATAATTGCGAGTATAAAAATCACTGCTATGGAGCAGTATGCCAAAAGCAGCAGTTCAGATGAGCCTCCCGATACTCATGTCCCGTTGTTTATGCTTTGATATCTGCCTTTGGCGGATAGCGTTCTCAAAAATACCCGATTCTTTTATTTCTCAGGTCATTTTTGTTTTCCGTTAAGAAAAATTTCCGGAACTAAATTGGCAAAACAGCGCGAACAGCACACCTCAGAATGAAGAATAGCCGTAAAGGCTTTCAGCGATTGTATTCGCTGGCAAAAATTTGATGGCAAAACAAGGCGCAATTAATTTAAGGCCAGTTTGCTTTATTTACTAATTTTCAGCATAATATCTGGCTTGTATAGCCTGGCATCTTTTTGTAAGGCATCGCCTGAGCTTTTAAGAGAAAATAAGCGACCGGGACCCCTGTTTTATTACAGTGAATCCCGGCCGATTTTGCATCCTTCAGACTAATGCTCAGTCTTTGTCGTCTGACGGGCATTTATTTTCAATTCGCATATAGCAATATGGTTGTACGCGCTTGCGTAATTCTCCTGACTTATTTACTTTGCTAAAACCGCAATGAGTCAGACTTCATTTCGGCGATTATCTCATTTTTAAATTGATAAAGCTTCACCAGGGTTTGAGATGATGCATCGTTGTTTTGTGGCGTAATGACTACAAAATTCATGGATGAAGTATCTAAATTATTGTGATCTATCCATGTTCCGGAGTTTACATAAATTGATTTTTGTCCAAGATGATCGGTGGATGCTTCTATTGTTGGTACATGCGAATGCCCGAAAACGACCAATCTGACATCTGAAGCCGGATTTAAAAAATACTGGGCTTTTGCCTGGTTGTCAGTGAAGGTTGCACTGGCTGAGCCCGCGATTGCTTGTTCGGCAGGAATGCTGACCGGCACATGATTGTAAGTTTGTCTCTGGCCCCAGCTGTCCTGTATGCCTTTGTAAAGTTTAACATCAATAACTCCGCCTACAGTTGATTGGAATGGCAAAATGTCATTCACAGCGTAAGAACCATTTAATCCATTGATATTTGAAACAATCAAAGGTTCATTAAATGATTCGTTTATTCTGAGATTGTTTAAGGCCCAATTCCATACTTTCCAGTAGCCGAATAATAAATTCTGGCTATCATCGCCAGCAACATTTTGTGTTACTACAGGGATACTGTCTCCTGTGGTTGGATATCCCTCAGATACATGAAGTGCGGCGATTCTTGTAAAAAAGTAGCCCGGAGGAGTAATTGTGCCAGGGGCTATATCCTGGTTGGAGAACGGGTCGGGTGCACAGAAGAAGTTGTAGCGGTGACCATGTTCAATGGCCATCTTTGGCAAGCCTTCAGGAGCGTATGTGCCTAATCCAAGTTCAGGGTCGCGGGCCTGGCTTATTCCCGGAAGTATGAGCTCAACACTGGCTTCTGAAATTGTTAAATCATGGTTGCCGGGGACATAGGTTACCAGAATTTTCTTTTCCTGGATTATGCTGTTTAACTGATCAAATACCCCTTTGTTTGCGGCTGCTATTCGTTGCACAAAATCTGCCTGATCTTTTCCCTGATATGTATCTATGGGGGCCGGAACAAACCATTCATCCAAAAGGTCGCCGGCAATAACCAGCTCTTTTACATTGGCTGAAGTTCTTACCTGGTTCAGGAAATTTTCGAGCGCAGGCAGGTTTTTGTTACATTCTGCATAAGCAAGGTCGGCACCTAAATGTATATCACTGATTACAACAATCATACTCCTTTCGGTAGTTCCATTGTTAAAAGCATCTTTGACAATGGGTTCATCTTTTTCCTTATTACAGGACAATAACAAAATAAATGCTATTCCCAAAATGGCTGTTGTCAGCAAATAAAAGGTTCTTTTCATCTCCTTGTTTTTTAATTTTTTTGATTTTTCCTTGTTCTTCAGACTCTTCCCCATTTCTAAGATGGCGGTAATTGGATATCCAATTCAATTAATTAGTTTAGGCTGTGTTGCTCATCGGTTTTCTGTGTTTTTATGCTGGATTAATTCTGTCATCACTGCCTGAATCTTTTCAAAATCTTCACTTTTCGAAAAGAAGTAGTCTGCTCCGGCTATCATAGCCTGTTGCCTGTAATGTGATTCTGCATAAAAAGTGAGTAGCATTAATTTTACGGTGTGATCTTTTTTTCTTACCTCCCTTATTACTTCCACTCCTTTGATACCAGGCATTTTATTATCCAGAATCGCTACATCTGGGTTAAGTGTTTGTATAGCAGTCAGGGCGTCTGTTCCGTTGCTGAAACTTCCTATGACTTCTACCTGCTCCAGGTTGTTTAACATTTGCTGAAGCCTGTCAAGCATAAAAGCTGAATCATCTGCTATCAATACTCTCATTGGATGTAAGTGTGGAGGGCGAATATCCAATTAATTGTGCTGAATATTTGTAGGCACAGGACTAAATGCTTGTAAGAAAATGCTGATATTCATGTAAGGGAAATCTTACAGGAGGGAGGATGGTTTCACCTAAAGCCCCCGCGATGGTGTTGTGTCAATGAAGGAGATGGGCCATGCAGATGGCCTGGATTAAGCTTTTTAATAAAAAATTCAGGGAGGTAAACTATGTACTATAAAGGTTTATAACAGCTGATTTTCAAAGCAATAGCGGGCGAGATCTGTGTTTTTTCCAAGATTCATTTTTTCCATAATCCTTTTTCGGTAGGTGCTTACCGTTTTATTGGAGATAAAGAGTTCGTTGCCAATTTCTATCAATGATTTTCCTGCTGCAATCTTGAGCATGATTTCAAATTCGCGTTCCGATAATTTTTCATGTAAAGGTTGATTGCTGTTAGTGATTAACGATAAGGCCAGGCAATTGGCCAGCGACTGGGAGATATATTGGCCATTTTCTGCTATTTTTCTCACAGCCAGCATCAGTTCTTCAGCAGCAGTATCTTTGGTGAGGTATCCTGAAGCGCCGGAATGAAGGGCCCGAATGGCATATTGTTCCTGAGGATGCATGCTTAACATCAGAACATGAGTGGCCGGCCATTTTCTTTTTATCGTTTGCAGAACATCCAGCCCACTTTGATCGGGTAAAGAAATGTCGAGCAACAGGAGGTCATACGACTCTTTTTCGAGCATATTTATCGCTTCGTGTCCTTTAGCAGCTTCATGAATAAGCCTCACGTTTTTGTGTTGTGAGAGAATTTGCCTCAATCCGTCACGTACGATTTTATGATCATCACAAATCAGCAC from Lentimicrobiaceae bacterium encodes:
- a CDS encoding PAS domain S-box protein, which codes for MNKRRTIFLAIILLYSFGLKAQDQKRVLLISSYNSGFPTYFQQINGIKSILDTANTVIDAEFMDSKRFIDNKTHILFYETLKNKLSFIKKYDAVLTADDDAFNFALRYQDELFKNTPIVFFGVNNTLKALEQDQNPNVTGVIEAVSMQETIGLMINLFPETKSVYCITDSTSSGLSDLKLYRQIARQMTGIDFKEINLSTLSYSAYQEKLKTIPSNVPVLLLSAYQDEMHQTIEFNETLSILKKNLHAPLFHLWEHGMGSGILGGKLISHTMQGQTAATMVYHILKGQPVAAMKVINKSPNVFQFDYNQLTRYKIPIKKLPPGSVIINSPETFFHKYQRIIFITTAAFGILFILIISLIINILKRRKIAQQLKKQNANFARLNSELLFAKGKAEEGEKKFKQLFFEHSAVKLLIDAETGHIYDANPAAIAFYGWSLKQLTQMNISDINTLTSYEIKHKMKEARETTKVHFEFRHRKADGSVADVEVFSSKVNISGRQYLYSIVHDVSEKKIHEHKIRLLSRSVEQSPIAIVITDKKGIIEYVNPAFTKISGYTFDEAIGNNPRILKSGNHPVDMYKSLWNTILSSKTWVGEVQNKKKSGEHYWVSLAISPIYNHHELTNFVAVSEDITEKKKIVEDLIIEKQKAEEASQLKTEFLNNMSHEIRTPMNGIIGFSEMLCEENIDHEQRKLFTDIIVKSSFQLLNIIDDILEISRLETHQIDISLETFSLNTLLKELCFLFEKRIKEKGLSLSFKTALDDNASYITSDKAKITRVISNLIENALKFTSKGSIETGYVIKDNRVSLFVKDTGIGISPGNIERIFDRFAQEEKELSRKYGGLGLGLAISKENAKLLNGDITVESEKNVGSTFYLTIPYLPSEKKPAIPVSVISKINNERNVTILIAEDEEINYLYIETLLTEGFKSKIKLLRALNGKEAIETCMATSEIDLILMDIKMPVINGLEATKEIKKRLPELPIIALTAYSTESDKQLALSAGCNAFISKPIHKTELFDLLNKHLLFTS
- a CDS encoding tetratricopeptide repeat protein, giving the protein MMKIKITLFLLLTFLSIAPLQAINTDSLEIELNKVKEINKTDILIQLSKANWTIAPGKGMFYTNEAVRLAEKHHDEPKKAKALLYGGVNAWFMGLYDNAIEYYQKSLTIARKLEDSRLCAYNLNNLGMVNTYLKNYTKAIEN
- a CDS encoding GNAT family N-acetyltransferase, whose amino-acid sequence is MTEKQIKLRPFADTDAESIFELANNKNIWINLRDGFPHPYTLADARKYIAYCLSLNPPTCFAIEYGGELAGSIGLFPQSDVYSKSAEIGYWIGEPFWNKGIASRAVDMIVEYGFLNLDIIRIHTGVFSYNIASQKVLEKCRFVKEAVFKNAIWKDGRICDEIRYARLK
- a CDS encoding VOC family protein — translated: MENHKNEASNQGAINDTTPKVTGIGGIFFFSDNPQQTREWYRQHLGLETNEYGSSFEFRNANNPDEINYLQWSPFKNGSEYFAPSKKDFMINYRVQNIQGLVNKLKESGVTILDEIETYDYGKFVHIMDADGNKIELWEPVDHIFTEMGGKTTK
- a CDS encoding tetratricopeptide repeat-containing sensor histidine kinase; translated protein: MGKPEEALQQYLAVLNIIKNSNEKVFLIWLYNDIGNIYNLQGKYTSALTYFYKALVLSNKTDNHLGKSKSMNHLGEVYLKQKKYDKAGEYLINGLKYARETHANEYINDAYRNISEYYAKINNHQTALYYYQLHKALSDSILNDNKIRTIVEMQARYNLESSEFKNGLLQKNIEIDRLTIKKNKTQRSFLILLLITTILAIVLIYSRLLIRKKKNAELNQKNNLINEQKNQLTESLFKLQELNETLLQQKEEIRKSEKELEVVNKSLAETNATKDKFFSIIAHDLKGPISATMGLSELLERDFESYDNEQQKKIISYIHQGLQDNFNLLENLLQWAASQRGTISFKPDKIHLLSISEASCNILKQSALEKSIQLINQVSEDIFIHADSNMISTILRNLISNAIKFTPKGGVVSIEASISEEQQWVEIAVKDNGRGMSKEMQSKLFDIASNISTKGTEKESGTGLGLILCKEFVEKQNGKIRVESESGHGSSFYFTIPYIKNL